In one window of Paraburkholderia phymatum STM815 DNA:
- a CDS encoding Lrp/AsnC family transcriptional regulator, giving the protein MRPPRLDQLDELDRNLVALLQANARESVANLARQLGVARTTVIARIARLEKTHVIAGYSVRLGQDVLDASMHAYVGIIIAPKYGPDVLKKLNRMPEVQLLCAVSGEFDYVAWLRADSPERLNDLLDQIGGLAGVERTTTSIILSRKIDRGMT; this is encoded by the coding sequence ATGAGACCACCGCGCCTCGATCAACTCGACGAACTCGATCGCAACCTCGTTGCGCTGTTGCAAGCCAATGCGCGCGAAAGCGTCGCGAATCTCGCGCGGCAACTGGGTGTCGCGCGCACGACCGTGATCGCGCGCATCGCGCGGCTGGAAAAGACCCATGTGATTGCGGGTTACAGCGTGCGGCTCGGGCAGGACGTGCTCGACGCGAGCATGCACGCGTACGTGGGCATCATCATCGCGCCGAAGTATGGCCCGGATGTCCTGAAGAAGCTCAACCGGATGCCCGAAGTGCAACTGTTGTGCGCGGTGAGCGGCGAGTTCGATTACGTCGCCTGGCTGCGCGCCGATTCGCCCGAGCGTCTCAACGATCTGCTCGATCAGATTGGTGGACTGGCGGGCGTCGAACGCACCACGACGTCGATCATCCTGTCGCGCAAGATCGATCGTGGCATGACGTGA
- a CDS encoding ATP-binding protein, whose protein sequence is MTHLVFICGHAGTGKTTLAKRLIGPLMKATGEACCLLDKDTLYGVYSAAAIGALTGDPNDRDSPLFLQHFRDPEYRGLFDTAAENLRLGIGVIAVGPLSREVRERRLFDHVWLGVPKDAKISVVWVSTSEETARERIAARGNPNDAYKLAHWEDYRQRRFVPAAREREGLLMFDNTSPTPADFDTLLAEIVRSPQSPGVMLPPMPV, encoded by the coding sequence GTGACGCATCTGGTGTTTATCTGTGGCCACGCGGGCACAGGCAAGACGACGCTCGCCAAACGGCTGATCGGCCCGCTGATGAAGGCGACGGGCGAAGCCTGCTGCCTGCTCGACAAGGACACGCTGTATGGCGTCTACAGCGCGGCCGCGATCGGCGCGTTGACGGGCGATCCGAACGATCGCGACAGCCCGCTCTTTCTGCAGCACTTTCGCGACCCGGAGTATCGAGGGCTCTTCGATACGGCCGCGGAGAATCTGCGGCTCGGCATCGGCGTGATCGCCGTCGGCCCGCTATCGCGCGAAGTGCGCGAGCGGCGGCTTTTCGATCATGTGTGGCTCGGCGTGCCGAAGGACGCGAAAATCAGCGTCGTCTGGGTCTCGACATCGGAAGAGACGGCGCGCGAACGCATCGCTGCGCGCGGCAATCCGAACGACGCCTACAAGCTCGCGCATTGGGAGGACTACCGGCAGCGCCGCTTCGTACCGGCGGCCCGCGAGCGCGAAGGCCTGCTGATGTTCGACAACACGTCGCCTACGCCCGCCGATTTCGACACGTTGCTCGCCGAAATCGTGCGGTCGCCGCAATCGCCCGGCGTCATGCTGCCGCCGATGCCCGTATGA
- a CDS encoding saccharopine dehydrogenase family protein, which yields MKVAIVGAGLIGHTIAHMLRETGDYEVVAMDRDQHALDKLAAQGIPTRRVDSADAAALRAEIQSFDALVNALPYYLAVSVASAAKGAGVHYFDLTEDVRATHAIRAIADSAEHAFMPQCGLAPGFIGIAAHELANRFSEIRDVKMRVGALPEFPTNALKYNLTWSVDGLINEYCQPCEAIRDGRTQWVQPLEGLEHFSLDGIEYEAFNTSGGLGTLCETLSGRVETLDYKSVRYPGHRELMQFLLEDLRLATDRDTLKTIMRRSVPSTAQDVVLVFITVTGMRDGQLVQEVFTRKIFAKTVCGVPMSAIQITTAGAMCAVLDLFREKKLPQRGFVRQEQVSLRDFLANRFGQLYEGSALEAMATV from the coding sequence ATGAAAGTTGCCATCGTAGGCGCAGGTCTGATCGGTCACACCATCGCACACATGCTGCGGGAGACGGGCGACTACGAAGTGGTTGCGATGGACCGCGATCAGCACGCGCTCGACAAGCTGGCCGCGCAAGGCATTCCGACGCGCCGCGTCGATTCCGCCGATGCCGCGGCATTGCGCGCCGAAATCCAGAGCTTCGATGCGCTTGTCAATGCGCTGCCTTACTACCTGGCCGTGAGCGTCGCATCGGCGGCGAAAGGTGCGGGCGTGCATTACTTTGATCTGACGGAAGACGTGCGCGCCACCCACGCAATTCGCGCCATCGCCGACAGCGCCGAGCATGCCTTCATGCCGCAATGCGGTCTCGCGCCGGGTTTCATCGGCATCGCCGCACATGAACTCGCGAACCGCTTCAGCGAAATCCGCGACGTGAAGATGCGCGTCGGTGCGCTGCCCGAGTTCCCGACCAACGCGTTGAAATACAACCTCACGTGGAGCGTCGACGGTCTCATCAACGAGTATTGCCAGCCCTGCGAGGCGATTCGCGATGGCCGCACGCAATGGGTGCAGCCGCTCGAAGGACTCGAGCACTTCTCGCTGGACGGTATCGAGTACGAGGCATTCAATACGTCGGGCGGTCTGGGCACGTTGTGCGAGACACTGTCGGGCCGCGTCGAGACGCTCGACTACAAGTCGGTGCGCTATCCCGGCCACCGCGAGCTGATGCAGTTCCTGCTCGAAGACCTGCGCCTCGCCACCGACCGCGACACGCTGAAGACAATCATGCGCCGCTCGGTGCCGTCGACGGCGCAGGACGTCGTGCTGGTCTTCATCACCGTCACGGGTATGCGTGACGGCCAGCTGGTGCAGGAAGTCTTCACGCGCAAGATCTTCGCAAAGACCGTCTGTGGCGTGCCGATGAGCGCGATCCAGATCACGACGGCAGGCGCGATGTGCGCGGTGCTGGACCTGTTCCGCGAGAAGAAGCTGCCGCAACGCGGTTTCGTGCGTCAGGAGCAGGTGTCGCTGCGCGATTTCCTCGCGAACCGCTTCGGCCAGTTGTACGAAGGCAGCGCGCTGGAAGCGATGGCGACCGTCTGA